One window from the genome of Myripristis murdjan chromosome 6, fMyrMur1.1, whole genome shotgun sequence encodes:
- the LOC115361013 gene encoding monocarboxylate transporter 2: MDPPAKAQKVRTAVPPAAAPDGGYAWFILLSCFLVFGLTFGVIKAFGVFYVEIQRYFATTATGTSWITSIAVATIHVGAPVASALSARYSHRSVVFMGGLLCSFGVITGAFARNLIELYITVGFLNGFGYALTWTPTVTMLGLYFEKRRPVANALASAGECILTFIFTPFFQLLIDSYSWRGAMLVLGGLQFNLCVCGMLLRPLNATREVTHLSEVQEEEGTLSPESLPLTEKDSEETPDLTTKAQHPDSRATWAELRTKILRYVDYTLITNSRFMVYSMFGVFAALGFFAPALFLVPYARSQGIEEYQAAALMSISAVLDLIGRVSFGWFANLRLVETVQQLTATVILLGTVLLLCPLASSFLELAIFSAAYGLVYGATVSIHITVLAEVVGVHRLGSALGFFMLIRSSGGLLGPPIAGFFIDKMSNYGTGFLMAGVALIVSALFLLLLHQMNRRSQGSNTKGHDLPTDGKKDNKAPASKLKDWT, encoded by the exons ATGGACCCTCCAGCGAAGGCGCAGAAGGTTCGGACGGCCGTGCCGCCGGCCGCAGCCCCTGATGGTGGCTACGCCTGGTTCATCCTGCTCTCCTGCTTCCTGGTGTTTGGCCTGACCTTCGGGGTCATCAAGGCCTTCGGGGTGTTTTACGTCGAGATACAGCGCTACTTTGCCACCACAGCGACAGGCACCTCCTGGATCACCTCTATCGCTGTGGCCACCATTCATGTTGGCG CCCCTGTAGCGTCTGCTCTGAGCGCCCGCTACAGCCATCGCTCAGTGGTGTTCATGGGAGGACTTCTGTGCAGCTTTGGAGTGATCACTGGGGCTTTTGCAAGAAACCTGATAGAGCTCTACATAACAGTGGGCTTCCTCAATG GTTTCGGCTATGCTCTTACCTGGACGCCCACTGTGACCATGCTGGGCTTGTACTTTGAGAAGAGGCGTCCGGTGGCCAACGCCTTGGCCAGTGCCGGAGAGTGCATCCTCACCTTTATCTTCACGCCCTTCTTCCAGCTGCTGATTGACAGCTACTCCTGGAGGGGGGCCATGCTGGTGCTGGGGGGCCTGCAGTTCAACCTGTGCGTGTGTGGGATGCTGCTGAGGCCCCTGAACGCCACCAGGGAGGTGACTCATCTCAGCGAGgtccaagaggaagaggggacTTTGAGCCCGGAGTCCCTGCCCTTAACGGAGAAGGACTCAGAGG AAACACCTGATCTGACCACAAAGGCGCAGCATCCTGACAGCAGGGCTACATGGGCTGAGCTACGGACCAAAATCCTTCGATACGTAGATTACACCCTCATCACCAACTCTCGCTTCATGGTCTACTCCATGTTTGGGGTGTTTGCCGCGCTGGGTTTCTTTGCCCCGGCCCTGTTCCTGGTGCCATACGCTCGCAGCCAGGGGATTGAGGAGTACCAGGCAGCTGCTCTCATGTCCATCTCGGCAGTGCTGGACCTCATCGGCAGGGTGTCCTTCGGCTGGTTTGCCAACCTGAGACTGGTGGAGACG GTACAACAGCTGACAGCCACGGTGATCCTGCTCGGCACCGTGTTGCTCCTGTGCCCGCTGGCCTCCTCTTTCTTGGAGCTGGCCATCTTCAGCGCAGCCTACGGCCTGGTGTACGGAGCCACCGTCTCCATCCACATCACCGTCCTGGCTGAGGTGGTGGGCGTCCACAGACTTGGCAGCGCGCTGGGATTCTTCATGCTCATACGCAGCAGCGGAGGCCTCCTCGGACCGCCCATTGCAG GCTTTTTCATTGACAAGATGAGCAACTACGGGACGGGCTTCCTCATGGCGGGAGTGGCTCTCATCGTCTCtgccctcttcctgctcctgctgcaccAGATGAACCGCAGGAGTCAGGGGTCAAACACCAAGGGCCACGACTTGCCCACAGACGGCAAAAAGGACAATAAGGCGCCGGCATCAAAGCTGAAGGACTGGACATGA